A segment of the Methanocella sp. genome:
CAGCCCTTACAGTAATCGTAATCCACACAGAATTTCTTTTTCTTGCCGTCGTGGGCGCACTCGTATGGCGCCCCGTCCGGGCACGAGTCTGCACAGCGCTTACAGCCGATGCACTTCTCGTGGTCGATGACGGCCCGGAAGGTCCTCCAGCCGCCCGTGTGATAATTCAAAGTACCGCCCGGCTTGCCCACCAGGCCGACCGTTAATCGATCTCTCTTGACCATGACCTCACCTGCTCATGAGCTCGTAGGCCTTTTTCACGGCCTCGACGTTCTTTTCCCCGATCTTTCCCGGGAAGCGGTCCTTGACGGCCTTGTTGACCGACTCCAGCCGGATCTGGCCCGTGGCGCCCGCGAAAGCGCCTAGCAGCGCCGTATTCACGATGGGCTTGCCTATTATGCTGATGGCGAGCGTGGTGGCGTCGATGGTCTTGACCTTCGCCGGGGTGCTCAGCTTTAGCTCCTCCGGCGCCTTCTCAGTGTTAATTATAACGAGCCCGTCTTTCTTCATGCCACTGGCCACGTCGACGCCCGGCAATAAAGAAGGGTCCTGCACGATGACGTAGTCCGGCTCGTAGATCTGGCTTCTCACCCGTATTTTCTTGTCGGATATCCGCGCGAACGCCGTCACGGGGGCGCCTCGCCTTTCCGTTCCGAAGTAGGGGAAGGCCTGGCTCCATTTGCCGTCCTCGAAGGCGGCGACCGCTATGAGCTCGGCCGCAGTGACGGATCCCTGACCGCCGCGCCCGTGTATTCGAATCTCTTTCAACTTCCGTCCTCCGTATGTAGCTAGATATGAAAGTTCTTAATGATTTTACATGTACAATATCTCTACGCCTAAATAAGCCTTGTGAGATTATCGACAACTGTTAATTAATTTCAGCTGCTTTTTGGACAACTCTATCATAAAAGTATAAAAAAATAATAGGCTATAATGAGCTTGACGTTTTGTTTTTTTCAAGTAAAAAAGCGAACACGGGCGTAATATGACCATGAGTGTATTATTGGTGCCTGTATTCGTCATTTGACGATGGAATTAATATGAACTTTACTACCTGTTGCTACCTGACACTCGATGGTCAGGCAGTCTGGCAGACGAACGATGGTCAGGCACCCATCTTTTTTTATTAAGACTATAGGGGACTCCGCTTCGCTTCGCTGGACAAGAGCGCTCCGTGCGGCTTCGTGAGACCCCCAAGCTTAAAATATGCTCGCAATACTATTTCTTGCTCACGAGTTCTACGGCCTTTTCCATGCTTAGCCGGCTGTGGCGATAGCCATAGCCAAAATAGATGATGAGCCCGAAGCAGAACCAGAGCAGGAACCGTATCCAGGTGGCCTGGGGCAGCATGAGCATGAGGATGGCGCACATGATGACGGCGAGCGGCGCCACGATATGTATGGCGGGGGCCCTGAAGGGCCTGGGCAGGTCCGGCAGCTTATAGCGCAGGACTAAGACGCCGATGGCCGAGAGGATGAAGGCAAAGAGCGTGCCGATATTGACCAGCTCCGCTAAAATCTGTATCGGCACCAGCCCGGCCACTATCGCAGCCATGCACGCCGATACGAGCGTGACCATATAGGGCGTGCCATACTTCGGGTGGAGCTTGCTGACCCAGTCGGGCAGGAAACCGTCCCGGGACATGGCGAACACTATCCTGGTCTGGCCGTACATCATGACGAGCAAAACCGTGGTGATCCCCGCGATCGCGCCGACGGCTATGATGGCCGAGCCGAGACGGTAGCCGACCGCCGATAGCGCGTAGGCGACCGGGTCCGAGACGTTTAATTGATCATAGGGCACCAGGCCGGTGAGCAGGCCGGACACGGCCACATATAGAACGGTACAGATCAATAGCGAGCCGATGATGCCGACGGGCAGGGACCTGCCCGGGTTATTGCTTTCCTCGGCCGTAGTCGACATGGCGTCGAACCCTAAGAAGGCCGTAAAAATGATGGCCGCGCCCGCCATCACGCCCTGGAACCCGTACGGCAGGAACGGCGTCCAGTTGGCGGGATTTACCTTTGGCGCGGCAAGGATGATGAAGATGAAGATGACGGCCAGCTTTACGAAGACTATGATCCGGTTTACGGTCGCGCTCTCCTTCGTGCCCCGTATCAGTAAAAACCCGATAAGAAGGGGTATGAACATCGCCGGCAGGTTGACCAGGCCCCCCGTTTCCGGCGACGATATCAGGTACTGGGGAATGTTGATGCCCCCTGAATTGAGGATGCTCACCATGTACCCTGACCAGCCCGAGGAGACCATGCAGACGGAGAAAAAGTATTCCAGGATGAGGTCCCATCCCACGACCCAGGCGACGATCTCGCCCAGCGCGGCATAGGTATACGTATACGTGCTCCCCGCCACGGGGACCATGGAGGCCAGTTCCGAGTAGATGAGGGCGACCAGTACGCAGGCAATAGCGCTGATGATAAAAGAAAGAACGATGCCCGGCCCGGCATAATTTGCCGCAGCTACGCCGGTCAGGACGAAGATGCCGGCGCCGATGATGGCGCCGATGCCCATGAGCATAATGTCCAGCGTATTCAGGGTCTTCTTTAAGCCCTTCTTATCTGCCATTTCCTTAAGCTGGTCGACGCTTTTAGTCCTGAAGAGCTCTGCGATGAAGGGTAACAAGGCAACCTAATTAGTGGTTTTTTCCATTTGCTATATTTAGCTTATCATATATTCGTCAAACTATCCTGATAGATAAAGAAATCAGGCGACATCCACAGGAAAACGAACGATTAAAACTATTTATGATAAGTAGTGTCGGAGGGGGGATCCGAACCCCCGACCTCCGGATGTCTCAGGTTATGGCATTGTTATAATACCCTATGAGTCCGACGCCCTAACCAGACTAGGCCACTCCGACATCACGATTTGGCATGCTAATGAGTATATCAAATGATATAACTTTTACGGTTTCCGCATGCGGCTACTTTTTCCTTTCGAGGCGCTCGACACGGTCCTCGTAGCCGATATAGACTACGTCGGCGTTGGTAAAAATCCCGTGCTCCACCAGGCCGGGTATCTGCGAGAGCTTCTCGGCGAGCAGGGCCGGCTTGTTGATGGGGCCGAAGTCGCAGTCCATGATGAAGTTGCCGTTATCCGAAATGACCGGGCCGTCCTTGCCAGATCCCGTCCTTATCGTGCACTTGCCGCCCAGGGCCTCGATCTTCTTCTCCACGAGCCTGCGGGCGTACGGTAAAACTTCAACGGGCACGCTCCGGCTGAGCACGTCCTTCAGCTTATTGCCGTCGATGACAACGGCGAACATTTTCGAAGAGCAGGAGACGACCTTCTCTCTCGTATGGGCCGCTCCGCCGCCCTTGATGACGTTCAAAGCAGAATCCACCTGGTCGGCGCCGTCGATGTCGACGTCCAGCCCGGGGCACTCGGCGAGCGTCGAAAGTGGAATGCCGCACTCGATGGCCAGCGCCTCGGCCGCGTACGACGTGGGCACGCCCACGATGTCCAGGCCCTCTTCGACCCTCCGGCCCAGCTCTCGTATCGCGTAGGCCGTGGTAGAGCCCGTCCCCAGGCCCACCGCCATCCCATCCTCCACCAGCTCGCACGCCTTCACGGCCGCGTTCTTTCTCGCCAGGTCGCTGCCCGAATGGTCCTTCATACGAGAACATAATCGCCGGATAAATGAAAAAACCTTGCGGTTTCACCACAATGGTCACGATGGCTTTTATTTTCACCACAGCGGTTCACAGTGGCCACAGAGGATTCTATTTTATTCACCATAGTGGTCCACAGAGGCCACAGTGGTCTTTTTAATATTATCAGAGGCATCACAGAGGTAGACTGAGCCCGAACAACGGGCGGGGTCTGCGAGGGGCGAAGCGAAGCGAAGTCCCCTTCAGCATATAAAAATCCTCTGTGGCCACTGTGGACCACTGTGGTGAAAACAGAATCCTCTGTGGCCTCTGTGGTGAGCCCACTGTGCACCGGTGGTTACCCGCCGGAGACTGGCGGGAAGATTGCGAGCTCATCGCCGTCTTTTAACTTATCCGCGGGCTCGGCCTTCCTGCCGTTGACGAGAACGTTGACGTAAGGCTTAAGGCCGCCCTCGTGGAGCATGAGCGGGCCCAGGGACGGATAGAGAGATATCAAGGCGAGCACTGCTGCCATCACGTTATCGCCGTTCATCGATAGAGACACGTCCTTCTTTCCCACCGCCTCGCGAAAGTTCGCGAACAGTCTCACGCTTATCTTCATGATTTTACCCAAAGGCAGCGTCAGGATATAAATTTTATCAGCGGTCCCCGACCTGTTTTTGGAGGCTGGCATACTGGTCCATGAGCGCCTTCAGATCCAGGGAGCCGGTGACGTCCACGACTCCGATGGCGGCCACGGCTTTACCGCCCGACTGGATGGGGGTGACGATGACGGGAATCCCCCTGTAGACGCCTGAAGCGGGCTGCACTCTGATCGTCTTATTCTCGGCCATGGCCCGTTCCAGCACCGGGCCGGTATAGCTCTTCGATACGACCTTGTCGTCCTCGACTCTGACGCCGGGCTTATTCTTGCTGCGTGCGGTGACCGGGAGGCCGAACAGGCGGTGGACGCTGAGGGCGACCTCGGCGAGGTCGTCGGCGGATGAATCTTCCGTGATACAGATGCGCTGCATAATTAGAGTTACTGTCGCCGTAAAATAAAACGTTTATCTACGGGCTCCCAGCCGCCCACCTGTCGCTCGACCCGCTCTTGGTCGGCGATGAACAGCTCCAGGGACAGTATGCCCAGCGTGTCGATGATTCCGATGGCCGCGATACGCTGGCCTACGGTGTTCAGGATTGCCGAGGCGAACATGTTGGCGCCCATGTGCTTCCCCTCGTTAAGGTAGATCTGGCGTATCTCGTCGCCCGAGAACATCGATTCAAGGTGCATGCATTCCCTCGCCGCGATGATGAACTCGCCACCGTCGATGAGCACGCCGGTGGAGTTCCTGGTCTTGACCGCGACGGGCATCCTGCCGATCATGTTATGCACCGAGAGGGCGAACAATGCCAGGTCCTCGATGGATGAATCCGACGAAATTATGGGCATCATCATAAATATTAATGTATTTACATAAAAATAAATACGATTGAACGAAACTAACTGGCTTTAATATATTTAAAAGGTCATAATTAAGCATGACAATAAATGTCATAGATGAAAACATCGTGATGCGAGGCGACGGAAAAACTTTAATAGTAACTAATCGTTCTGCTATCGATGGCACCGGACATAGCGTTCAGCAGCACACTTTTCATTCACGCGCTCGTCGGAGTATTCGTCATTGTCAACCCTTTCGGCAACGTGCCTATCTTCATCTCGCTTACCCAGAAGTTCACGCCCGTCGAGCGCCGGAACGCCATAGTCAAGTCAGTGGTCATCGCCACGGCGATACTTCTCGTCTTCGCCTTGATAGGCAAGGTCTTATTCGACTTCCTTAACGTGACCATAGACTCGCTGCGGATCGCGGGCGGCTTACTTCTACTGGCTATCGCCTTCGACATGCTCATGGGGCGCAGCCCCGCATCACGGATCGAGCCCGACGAGGAGAGGGAATCCGTGGCCGTGACCCCCATGGCTACGCCGCTGCTGGCCGGGCCAGGCGCCATGACAACGGTCATGATCCTCATGAACGAGGCTGATACGCCCGTATTAAAAGGTTCCATCCTGCTCGCCATACTGCTTGCCATGGGCGCCACGCTACTCATTCTAATAAACTGTGACTGGGTGTATAGTGCCATAAAAAAGGACGGTGCCAGGGTGCTCACGAAGATCATGGGTATCGTGCTCGCCACCATCGCCGTGGAAATGATCGTCAATGGCGTGCTTCACGCTTTCCCGGCCTTGGGAGTCTAGGTCTGGCGTGTAGAGCAAATAATTTAAATATCCTATAATAAAAATAATAGGGCGACAAGATTAGACTATTGGATGGAATGTTTAATAGTTACCTGTATATTTGCTCAAAGAGGTAGAATATTTATATTGGCATTCCCATCTAGAAGGCAATAATCATATTGACACAGGAGAGGGGGCATCATTGCTAAAGGTCGCTATCGTAGACGATGAGCCGGATCTGCAACGCCTGTATAAGCTAGCCCTGGCCTCCCGCGGATACGACGTCGCCTTTATCGCCAACGACGGCACCGACGCCGTGGAGAAAAACCTCGCCGGCCCGGCCGATATCATCATCATGGACCACCGCATGCCCACGAAGAACGGCATCGAGGCGACGAGGGAGATACTGTCCGAGTTTCCGAATACGGGCATCATCTTCGTCTCCGCCGACGAGGCCGTGGAGAAAGAGGCGAAGGAAGCGGGCGCAAAGCGCTTTTTAAAGAAGCCCATATCCCTTAAGGACCTCATAAAAAATATCGAAGATGTCGCCCAGGAGCTGGGCATACAGTCCGCTTTAGCGGATTAGGCCGCCCAGCGAGGCGGTCGTGACGTTTCTCGCGTACCTGGCCAAATAGCCCTTTAACTGTTTCTTTTTAGGCTCGAACCCCTTCTTTCTAGCCGCAGCCTCTTCCGGCGAAAGCCGCACGTCAATCCTCTTGCCCGGTATGTCGATGGCGATGACGTCGCCGTCACGGAGCAGGCCGATCATGCCGCCGTCGGCGGCCTCGGGCGTGACATGGCCGATGCAGGGGCCCCTCGTCCCTCCGGAAAAGCGGCCGTCGGTGACCAGGGCGACCGACTCGGCCAGGCCCATTCCGGCGATGGCCGACGTGGGGCTGAGCATCTCCGGCATGCCGGGGCCTCCCCGGGGGCCGACGTACCGGATGACGACCACGTCGCCCGGCCTGATCTGGCGGGCCTGGATGGCGTCGTTGCAGGCGTCCTCGGAGTCGAAGACCCTCGCCTTCCCCGTGAACTTCAGCATTTTCTCGCTCACGGCGCCGCTCTTGACCACTGCGCCCTCCGGCGCCAGGCTGCCGTACATGACCGTGATCCCCCCCGTCTTATGCACGGGCGAATCCAGCGGACGGATGATCTCGCTGTTGAGCGCCTTCGCGGCCCTGGCGATGGCCAGGAGCGAAGTACCGTTAACCGTGGGCGTATCATGGAGCATGCCCGCCAGGCGGTTTAGGATGGCCGGAATGCCCCCCGCCTCGTCCAGGTCCTTCATGGAATAGGGCCCCGCCGGCCCCATATGGCAAATGTGCGGGGTCTCGCCGCTGATGCGGTCGAAGTCGTTTAATTCTAGAGTGACGTTCCCCTCGATGGCGATGGCCATGAGGTGTAAAACCGTATTCGTAGAGCCGCCGATGGCCTGGTCGACCCGGATGGCGTTGATAAAAGACTCACGGGAGACGATGTCAAGGGGCCTGATGCCCTTATTCACAAGCTCGACCACGCGCCGGCCGCTCTCCAGAGCGATCCTCGATTTTGCGGCGCTGGTCGCGTGGGCGGTGGCGCATCCCGTGAGCGACAGGCCCAGCGCCTCGGCCATGCAGGCCATGGTGTTCGCCGTGTAAAGGCCCTGGCAGCTGCCGCAGCCGGGGCAGCAGGCGTCCTCGATGCGCTTGAGCTCCGCTTCAGTCATCTTCCCGGCCTGGAAGCTGCCGATGCCCTCAAAAGACGAGATGAGCGTGAGGTCCCTGCCGTCGAGCCGGCCCGGCTCCATGGGCCCGCCCGTTACGACCACGCAGGGTATGTTGATGCGGAGGGCGGCCATGAGCATTCCCGGCACGATCTTGTCGCAGGTGCCCAGCATTACGATGCCGTCCAGGCGGTGCGACTCGGTCATGAGCTCGATGGAGTCGGCGATGATCTCCCGGGACGGGAGCGAGTAGAACATGCCCTCGTGGCCCATGGCGATGCCGTCGCAGATGCCGATCACGCCGAACTCGAAGGGTACGCCACCGGCCTCCCGGATGCCCTGCTTTATTTTTTCCGCCAGCTCGCGCAGGTGCTTGTGGCCGGGGACGATGTCGTTCCAGGCGTTGGCCACGCCGATGAACGGCTTATCGAAATCCCTGTCGGTCAAGCCGACCGCCTTCAGGAGCGCCCTGTGGGGCGTCCTGGCGATGCCTTTCTTTACCGTATCGCTCCTCATACTATAGTCTCACTGAACCCGTATCTGGCATGTTATGTTAAATATATTGCCGTACCTGTAAGGTTTTCTATATAAAAGTCGCGGCATCCGATAAACTTTGCGCGAGCCTTAAAAACCCGAAAGGCCAATATGAGGCTGATGGCCGAAAGATGCTCCGTGGATATTTACCTGTACAGGGCTGCCCTCTTCGACATGGACGGCGTGATCACGGACACCATGCCCCT
Coding sequences within it:
- a CDS encoding 4Fe-4S binding protein encodes the protein MVKRDRLTVGLVGKPGGTLNYHTGGWRTFRAVIDHEKCIGCKRCADSCPDGAPYECAHDGKKKKFCVDYDYCKGCGVCAFECPVDAINMEKEEK
- a CDS encoding pyruvate ferredoxin oxidoreductase subunit gamma gives rise to the protein MKEIRIHGRGGQGSVTAAELIAVAAFEDGKWSQAFPYFGTERRGAPVTAFARISDKKIRVRSQIYEPDYVIVQDPSLLPGVDVASGMKKDGLVIINTEKAPEELKLSTPAKVKTIDATTLAISIIGKPIVNTALLGAFAGATGQIRLESVNKAVKDRFPGKIGEKNVEAVKKAYELMSR
- a CDS encoding amino acid permease, producing the protein MADKKGLKKTLNTLDIMLMGIGAIIGAGIFVLTGVAAANYAGPGIVLSFIISAIACVLVALIYSELASMVPVAGSTYTYTYAALGEIVAWVVGWDLILEYFFSVCMVSSGWSGYMVSILNSGGINIPQYLISSPETGGLVNLPAMFIPLLIGFLLIRGTKESATVNRIIVFVKLAVIFIFIILAAPKVNPANWTPFLPYGFQGVMAGAAIIFTAFLGFDAMSTTAEESNNPGRSLPVGIIGSLLICTVLYVAVSGLLTGLVPYDQLNVSDPVAYALSAVGYRLGSAIIAVGAIAGITTVLLVMMYGQTRIVFAMSRDGFLPDWVSKLHPKYGTPYMVTLVSACMAAIVAGLVPIQILAELVNIGTLFAFILSAIGVLVLRYKLPDLPRPFRAPAIHIVAPLAVIMCAILMLMLPQATWIRFLLWFCFGLIIYFGYGYRHSRLSMEKAVELVSKK
- the rpiA gene encoding ribose-5-phosphate isomerase RpiA; this encodes MKDHSGSDLARKNAAVKACELVEDGMAVGLGTGSTTAYAIRELGRRVEEGLDIVGVPTSYAAEALAIECGIPLSTLAECPGLDVDIDGADQVDSALNVIKGGGAAHTREKVVSCSSKMFAVVIDGNKLKDVLSRSVPVEVLPYARRLVEKKIEALGGKCTIRTGSGKDGPVISDNGNFIMDCDFGPINKPALLAEKLSQIPGLVEHGIFTNADVVYIGYEDRVERLERKK
- a CDS encoding ubiquitin-like small modifier protein 1, yielding MKISVRLFANFREAVGKKDVSLSMNGDNVMAAVLALISLYPSLGPLMLHEGGLKPYVNVLVNGRKAEPADKLKDGDELAIFPPVSGG
- a CDS encoding DUF2111 domain-containing protein gives rise to the protein MQRICITEDSSADDLAEVALSVHRLFGLPVTARSKNKPGVRVEDDKVVSKSYTGPVLERAMAENKTIRVQPASGVYRGIPVIVTPIQSGGKAVAAIGVVDVTGSLDLKALMDQYASLQKQVGDR
- a CDS encoding DUF2111 domain-containing protein, translating into MMMPIISSDSSIEDLALFALSVHNMIGRMPVAVKTRNSTGVLIDGGEFIIAARECMHLESMFSGDEIRQIYLNEGKHMGANMFASAILNTVGQRIAAIGIIDTLGILSLELFIADQERVERQVGGWEPVDKRFILRRQ
- a CDS encoding MarC family protein; its protein translation is MAPDIAFSSTLFIHALVGVFVIVNPFGNVPIFISLTQKFTPVERRNAIVKSVVIATAILLVFALIGKVLFDFLNVTIDSLRIAGGLLLLAIAFDMLMGRSPASRIEPDEERESVAVTPMATPLLAGPGAMTTVMILMNEADTPVLKGSILLAILLAMGATLLILINCDWVYSAIKKDGARVLTKIMGIVLATIAVEMIVNGVLHAFPALGV
- a CDS encoding response regulator transcription factor, yielding MLKVAIVDDEPDLQRLYKLALASRGYDVAFIANDGTDAVEKNLAGPADIIIMDHRMPTKNGIEATREILSEFPNTGIIFVSADEAVEKEAKEAGAKRFLKKPISLKDLIKNIEDVAQELGIQSALAD
- the ilvD gene encoding dihydroxy-acid dehydratase codes for the protein MRSDTVKKGIARTPHRALLKAVGLTDRDFDKPFIGVANAWNDIVPGHKHLRELAEKIKQGIREAGGVPFEFGVIGICDGIAMGHEGMFYSLPSREIIADSIELMTESHRLDGIVMLGTCDKIVPGMLMAALRINIPCVVVTGGPMEPGRLDGRDLTLISSFEGIGSFQAGKMTEAELKRIEDACCPGCGSCQGLYTANTMACMAEALGLSLTGCATAHATSAAKSRIALESGRRVVELVNKGIRPLDIVSRESFINAIRVDQAIGGSTNTVLHLMAIAIEGNVTLELNDFDRISGETPHICHMGPAGPYSMKDLDEAGGIPAILNRLAGMLHDTPTVNGTSLLAIARAAKALNSEIIRPLDSPVHKTGGITVMYGSLAPEGAVVKSGAVSEKMLKFTGKARVFDSEDACNDAIQARQIRPGDVVVIRYVGPRGGPGMPEMLSPTSAIAGMGLAESVALVTDGRFSGGTRGPCIGHVTPEAADGGMIGLLRDGDVIAIDIPGKRIDVRLSPEEAAARKKGFEPKKKQLKGYLARYARNVTTASLGGLIR